The proteins below come from a single Accipiter gentilis chromosome W, bAccGen1.1, whole genome shotgun sequence genomic window:
- the LOC126035567 gene encoding LOW QUALITY PROTEIN: heat shock protein beta-3-like (The sequence of the model RefSeq protein was modified relative to this genomic sequence to represent the inferred CDS: inserted 2 bases in 1 codon; substituted 1 base at 1 genomic stop codon) has protein sequence MLSSACAKSERLHQLINXSADKAYNWEEXLQLPQSNTEAATYLSASAMAEAVIRYWVETPICYQEQFAVQELEAHRLDHSLYALPGPSTAALSNRRCMPESTAGARKSGQEEENTCFQVLLGVVQFLPEDSIIQTFEGWLLIKAQHGPRMDEHSFISRSFTRQYKLPNGVENKDLSALFCHGGILIVEIKNSVGKNGSLVHSLLLREIDS, from the exons ATGTTAAGCTCTGCCTGTGCTAAAAGTGAAAGGCTACATCAACTGATAAACTAGTCTGCAGATAAGGCATACAACTGGGAAGA TTTGCAGCTTCCCCAAAGCAACACAGAAGCAGCAACTTATCTTTCTGCCTCAGCAATGGCAGAAGCTGTTATAAGATACTGGGTGGAAACTCCCATATGCTATCAAGAGCAGTTTGCTGTCCAAGAGCTGGAAGCACACAGATTGGATCACTCTTTATATGCTTTGCCAGGCCCTTCTACAGCTGCACTGAGTAACAGAAGGTGTATGCCAGAAAGTACAGCTGGGGCCAGGAAGagcggccaggaggaggaaaacacaTGCTTTCAGGTCTTGCTGGGTGTTGTGCAGTTCCTCCCTGAAGATAGCATTATTCAGACTTTTGAAGGCTGGCTCCTGATTAAAGCTCAGCATGGACCTAGGATGGACGAACACAGTTTCATATCCAGAAGCTTTACCAGACAATACAAATTACCTAATGGAGTGGAGAACAAAGATTTGTCTGCGCTTTTCTGCCATGGTGGCATTTTGATTGTTGAAATTAAGAACTCGGTGGGAAAGAATGGAAGTCTTGTCCATAGTTTATTGCTGAGAGAAATTGATTCTTAA